The DNA sequence GGAACTGGGCACAGAACGCCACGCTTGCGGTAAAAAATGCCGTGAGCATTCCGGAAAACGAAAAAGAGTTGCAGCAGCTGATTGCGACCAGTACCGGTAAAATCCGTATTATGGGCAGTCGCATGTCGCCAGGCCGTATGCTGGCGCTGGCAAACAAGGGCGACACCCTGGTTGATATGAGCCGTTTACGCGGTCTGATTAGCCTTGACGAACACAGCGCCACGTTTGCGGGCGGCACGCTGATGCATGAAGTGTATGAAGTGCTAACTGCCGAAGGCAAAATGTTGCCCTCTTCGCCCGGGGTCATCGCCTCGCAAACGCTGGCAGGCGCGCTGGCAACCGGTACACATGGTCAGGGTTTACAGCAAAGCTCTATTGCCGACGAAGCGTTAAGCATCCGCATGGTGCTGGCGGACGGCACGGTTGCCGATTTCGATCGTCAACACCCCAAGTTCCATGCCGTACAACTGGGTCTTGGCAGTTTAGGCGTGGTGACTCAGGTGACGCTGCGCACGACCCCTTCGCTGATTTATACCTGTTACAAAAATGCGGTAAGCGGCGATACGCTGGAACAGGATATTTATGACTGGAACCAGAATTATGCGCTGAGTAAAGCCTGGTGGTTCCCAAACGAAAACCAGGTGCACGTCTGGGCCGCACGTGAAGCCAATAGCGAAGAAGTTGCGCAATACCACGCCAACAATAGCGAGCTGATCAAGCAGGAAGAAACCAGCGATGCGATGAATGAAACGATTGAACAGACGCTGGAGCATATGCGCAGCGACACAAAAATCGTGGATGAAAACGGTAAACCCTTCCGTACCGTAACGCGCTTTAAAGATTTTTCCGACGTCACCGGTGACGTTTACCAGGTCTTTTGCCGGGGCATCGCCACCCCGCAAATCAATGTCGAAATCGGCATTCCTTTAGCGCGTACGGCCGAGGTGATCCGTAAGATTAAGCAGTGGCACAGTGAAACACAGCCGCATATGCATTATCCCATAATTTTACGCTGCACTGGCCCGTCAGACGCCTGGCTCAGCCCATCGTATGGCGCGGATACCTGCTTCTTTGGCTTTGTGGTTTATTATGCTGAGGACGGCTCGCTTTCTGAAGAGGGCGTCAGTTTCCTGCAGGCGATTGAAAAAGTGTTAGCCGCTGAAGGCGGCAGACCGCACTGGGGAAAATATTTTGACGCTGCGCTTTATAACTGGCCAGAAATTTATCCTCAGTGGGACGCGTTTCGCCAGGTGCGGGACGAACTCGACCCGCAGCGTAAATTTGACAATGCGTTTACCGCAGAATTATTAGATTGATTGAGGAGAGTGCCAATGAAGGCATGGGCAACCCTGCTGACGCAGCCGGGCTATTTGATCGGCGTTCAGGCGCTGCAAAAGTCGCTGAAAAAAGTCGGCAGCCGCTATCCGCTGGCGGTAATGGTCACGGAAAATATTGATGCCCGCAGTCGCCAGACGCTGGAGAACGAAGGCTGTCTGGTGCGCGAAGTTCAGCCTGTCAGTCCGAACAGCAGCCTTGAGCATAATTATGCCAACGCGCGCTTTTCCGAGGTGTGGACCAAGCTGGCGGTCTGGCAGCTGACCGAATTTGAACGCATTGTCTTTCTCGATGCCGACATGTTGGTCATCCAGAATATGGATGAATTATTTACGCTGCCGCTGGCGGAGGACGAAATTGCCGCCTGCCACGCCTGCCGCTGCAATCCGAACAAAATTCCCAGCTATCCAAAAAGCTGGCGGCCAGAAAACTGTTTCTACAGCTACTGCCGTTCGGTCGACCACACCGAACAGCTGGATGAGGTGGATAACTACCTCAACGGCGGTTTCCTGGTATTACGCCCGGACCGTGCGGTTTATGAAGATATGCTGGAAAAGCTGGCGGAACTTAGCGATCTCTCGCGCTATCTGTTTGCAGAACAGGATTTCCTCAACGATTATTATCATCAGCGCTGGAAACCCCTGCCCTATATCTACAACGCACTGAAAACGTTACCCTTCCAGCATGCTGCTATGTGGGAAATGGGCGAAGTGAAGAACGTTCACTATATTATCGATAAGCCATGGGAAAAGCGTCCTGAAACGGGTGACCGTTACTATCCGCTGAATAAACTGTGGTGGGATGTAATGGATGCGTAATTCAGCCGCGGCACGCTTTTAATCATCAGGTGTGGCGTGTGGCGTTAAGGGCGAATGGATTTGCCCTTTTCGACGCAGGCTCAGCGACCCGCCTGTTCAGCAGACCTGAACATGGGTTGTATGTGGCAGAGCCATCATCTTGTCTTCGCAGGTGAAAATCAGATCGACGTTGCCCCGCGCCTCGTCGCGCAGATAACGTAATACCCCCTCAGGCAGACGCGGTGCTACAGCACGCTTTTCCAGCCGACCCGGGCCGCTAAGGCGTAGCGTCAGCCCCCCGTTCAGCGCAGTAACCTCAACAATCACCGTAGCCGCTTTTCCTGATTCCTTTTGATGAGGTCGCAGGCTGTCTGACAGCGAATTGACCAGAGATAACGGATTAACATAAAGCGGCGTATCGCGATCCACTAGCGTCATCTGCACGGCGAGAGCGGCTGGAGATGCCTCTCCCCCTGACGAACGTGGCAGAGAAACCACCACGCCCGGTTCGCTCATTGCTTTCTGGATCAGGCGGAAAGCCCGCTGTGAGTCAGCAACCGGATGCGTAAAGCTGGCCAGTAAAGTCATCGTTTTATCTCTTATCAGGTCGTTTGATTAACGATCAGCATGCAGAGCGAATATGACAAGCAGGTGACTTCAGGATGGCTATAAGATGAATTCACGATAAAAACAGCTTTCGTTCACGCTCGCGGCGAGGCAGCAGAATACTGGTCGCGCTGCCCGCGCGTTTCCACATCAGAAAAGCATCAGCCGCTCCCTGATAATCGCCTTCGTTCAGTTTTCGCCTTACGGTGGAGCCGGAAAAAGCGCCGGTGCCAATATTAAAAATCAGGCTGCACAAGGCATCGTACTGATTTTGCGTTAACGCCATTGTCACCTGTCGCTTAATGGCCCGTTCGACCACATCAAGATCGAGTAGCAGCAGCTCGGTTGATTTTTCCGCATCGATTTTCATTCCAACACTGACCGCGACGCCATCTACGGTACCGGTATGGCCTACGCCAATCGTAGGAATGCCGACCACATCAAGATAGCCCGTTAATCTTTCGCCCTCTTCTGCTTTCAGAAAGCGAATCCCTTTATCACTAATGTTCATGATATTTCCCAACGTTGTTGCCCTCTCTTTTCCATGGACACTAACAACATCATTAATCTGATTTAAAATAAAAAGGCCAGATCCCCCTGGCCTTTACGCTATGCCTGTCTACTGATGACGTTAAATCACTTCACGCCACAAAGAATCTTCCAGGCCAGGTGCCCAGTCCGGTGAGTAAGAAATATGGGTCACTAAAGCCACCCAGTTTCTGCCCAGGTTACGTACAATCTGCCCCACCTGATAAGAACCACCCAGCACCCATTGTGGGTAATCGCTGTCGGCGTCATCGCCGCTGTCATTGCTGGCTGCGGTGGTGATGCTCAGCACATTACTCGGTACAGAAAGCTGACCTGCGGCGTTCTCTGCTGCCACGAAGTAACGGTAGGTGGTTGCTTCCTGTAAACCAGCATCGGTGTAGCTCAGCTGAGAAGCCAGCACACGTGCCACTTCATTGCCATCGCGGTAGATGATATAGCTGCTAACTGAACCGGTAGACGAGCCCCACATCAGCGCAACACTGTTAGTGGTAACTGACATGCTGTGTAACTGCACCGGTGCAGTAGGTGGTGTACCTGGCAGGATCACCGCACTGGTACGGGCTGAAACAATCTGGCTACGCGCAGACTCTTGACCGGCCGCGTTCACCGCGCTGACGGAATAGCTGTAAGCCGTATCTTCCTGCAGGCCGTTGTCGGTAAAGCTCAGCTGAGAACCCGTAAACACCGGGTTGCCATTACGGTACAGACGATAGGTCACGCCAGCGGTAACGGAGGCATTCCACGCCATAGTGATGCTGTTGGTGGTCGTAGCGCTTGCACGCAGGCCGGCAGGTACAACCGGGTCGTTATTGTCTGGCGTAACGCTACCGGCGAAATCCAAATCGATAACCTGGTAGAAAGCATTCCCTGTATCGGCAACTTCCCATACGGCCAGCAGAACGTGATAACCGTTACGCTGTGGCAAAGGCACATCGTGCGTGGTCGGGCCGGTTGGGCGCAGCACGCTACTGTGGCTCCAGAAAGGCTGTTCAGTGAACTCAACCTTAAAGAACGGCTCTGATTCAAACTGCGCACGGCTCAGCGGCAGGTTTGGATTCCAGTCTTCACGGGTAATAAAGTAGTTATAACGACGCGTGGTATGTGCCGCCGTGTAAGTCCAGGTAAACTTCATCACCTCGGATGACGCAACGGTATGTTTTTTCCAGTGTGTACCTGGCTCATCCAGGAACAGACCATCGCCCTGGTTTGCGCTGGCAATTTTGCCATCCGGCGGCGGCAGAGCATTGGTAGAATCCGTTGGCGCTACGATGTCGAACAGGCCGCGGTCAAGGGCAGGGAAAAATTTACCGGCTTCACGCTGGTTTAGCTGGCCCGCATTAAGACGGCCTTCCTGCCAGGCGAAATAGGCACGTGATGCAGGGGTGGCGATATGACCATGGCGTAAAGCCGGTTTTACTTGCGCACCAGATGAATCTGACATTGTTTTAAATCCTGTGGTCATTTTGGATGTATTCAGTACCTGCCATAGCGAAGTGGCTAACGCCGGTGTCCAGTAAATATTTGAGGTGTGCTGCATTACGCAAATGTAATTCTGAGAGAGCCAGCTCACTTTCGCGCCGTCGTTATAACGCACACCGGCCTGCCATTCGGCATAGCCTGGCGTTGGCTCAGGCGTTGGTTCTGGAGTCGGTTCCGGTGCTGGCTCAGGGGTCGGCTGTGGTTCTGGTACAACGCCATCACCCGCCAGATAGCCATAACGACGAATAAATTCCCAGTCGTAGGCGTTGCCTTCAACGCTGGTGCCTGCATCCCAGTTAACAGACCAGGTCATCAGGCCCGCGATGGGCAGCCCCGCCGCTTCAAGACGCGCCAGCGCTTTATAGACAGCCTCAGGATCAACGACGTAGCCAGTGGCAGCAGCATCGTTATTGGTTGGCAGGCCGATAATAAATTTATCGTGCGGGATCTTCAGGAAATTACGGGTACCGGTGACTAAACTCTCAGTCAGGTAAAAAAGAAAATCTTCTTTCATCGCATCATTACTCTGCGATACCCAGCTGGAGATTTCATCAACCCATACACCATCGCCGCCCTGATTGTAGAACTGCGGAGCGATGTAATCGTAATAGCCTTCGAGGCCGTTGATATAAGGGCTGTAATGACCGCTCTGGCTCAGATAAGGGAATTCTGGCGCCATACTGATGATGAAGTTTTTATTCTGCAGACGATAATGGTCTTTAACCATTTTCAGCGCGGCAGGGATCACGGTCTGGTTATCAGCTGCGGTAATAGCCGCCTGCTCCAGATCGATATCCAGGCCATCGAAACCAAACTTATCCGACAGCGTAATAATACGTGCGGCAAGCGCCTGTTCATCACCCGCGTGCAGTTCAATGTGTGCATCAGCGCCGCCCAGTGAAATCAGGACTTTACGACCCTGAGCATGGACCATATCGACCTGCTGACGAAACTCGGCATCGCTACCTTTGTAAGGTTTGAAATCAGGAATACGATCGTTGAGATCCAGCACTTTCATAAAGGCTACAGCGATAACGTTATACTGTACTGGAATGTCGGACAGTGCCATTTCCAAAAAACGGCCGCCTTTATACCCCTGGCCATTTTCTGCTGGCCAGTTGTGCCAGAAACCCATTACAATTTTATTTGTCATTATTTCTATTCCACTTATCAATAATAAAGTCATTGTGAATGCAATGACGGAGAGAACAATCTGCACAACGATTGCTTGACGACAGGTATTTTATTTGAAGTGGCTAAAGACTCAATCGCAATAATTAAGCGACACCGCTACAAATTAACAATCATATGAAATAAATGAGTTTATTTCCTGGGGTAAAATACTTATTAAAACCGTTTAATTGCCATTTATTTAAGCTTTTGTTTTTATTGCTATAATAATTTATTCTGGCCTCATAACGACCTCTTTAAATTACACTCCTCCACGAATAAACTTCCATATTGCCATTTACCCAACGGGCAAAGATCAAACGTTTTAAGCCGTAGTTAAATAACGCTGACAACGCACTAAAGCCCAAAAAAAGCCGACCTGTCGGGGCCGGCTTTTATTAAAAATGAGCGTTATGGTTTAATTGATCGGTCTTAACTCAATCCCGTAAGCACGCCCGTTTACCATTACGCGCAGGCACTCTGTGGCGTTTCCTACGGCCGTCGTATTGACGACCCGGCTACGCATTAACAAATCGTTGTTATGGTTATAGCCGAAGCCGACATTTTCATTACCGGACCAGTGCTGTTTAAACGCAGTATCTGCCTCTGCATCCAGTGCAGCCGCTTCTGTCGTGGACAGCATGGTATAGGATTTATCGAAGCGGAAATGCACGCCACGAGCAAAACGGTCAAAACAGTTGGTGGTAATCAACGCTATAGAAAAGCCGGTAAACTTGGCGATCTTAACGTAAATACTGGCTTTGCTGCTGCCCAGGTTTTTAACAATGACTCGTGTTACCGGGCAAGAGCCTTCACCGGCCCACGAAGTAATAAATTGCCCATTAACATTCTGAATCGAAATTTTCGCTTCGCCTTCCGGTGTACGGGTAGAGTAATCATTTTGGGTCTGGGGCATGGCCGCAAACTGAGAAGACCCAATAATGCGCATCTGTAGCTGAGTCGTCCATTCCGGCGCTTCGATATCGCCAACTTTAAACCAGGTTTCAGCATCACGGCGGTTATCCATCCGATCTGGCGAGGTGATGTACTGATAGTTTAGCGAACCCTCGAGTTTCAGCCCGTGGTTCTCAATCCAGGTCTGGCCACTTTCATAGGCTGACAGCCAGCGATCGCCGGTTTCTGAAAGATCCATACCCGCCCCATCATGCACATTGAGCATGGTAGAGATGATGCGTGTATGGTGGCATTTCAGCGGATTGG is a window from the Pantoea sp. CCBC3-3-1 genome containing:
- a CDS encoding D-arabinono-1,4-lactone oxidase, which translates into the protein MAREYAGYPRRHPNAEDGKVWNWAQNATLAVKNAVSIPENEKELQQLIATSTGKIRIMGSRMSPGRMLALANKGDTLVDMSRLRGLISLDEHSATFAGGTLMHEVYEVLTAEGKMLPSSPGVIASQTLAGALATGTHGQGLQQSSIADEALSIRMVLADGTVADFDRQHPKFHAVQLGLGSLGVVTQVTLRTTPSLIYTCYKNAVSGDTLEQDIYDWNQNYALSKAWWFPNENQVHVWAAREANSEEVAQYHANNSELIKQEETSDAMNETIEQTLEHMRSDTKIVDENGKPFRTVTRFKDFSDVTGDVYQVFCRGIATPQINVEIGIPLARTAEVIRKIKQWHSETQPHMHYPIILRCTGPSDAWLSPSYGADTCFFGFVVYYAEDGSLSEEGVSFLQAIEKVLAAEGGRPHWGKYFDAALYNWPEIYPQWDAFRQVRDELDPQRKFDNAFTAELLD
- a CDS encoding glycosyltransferase family 8 protein, producing MKAWATLLTQPGYLIGVQALQKSLKKVGSRYPLAVMVTENIDARSRQTLENEGCLVREVQPVSPNSSLEHNYANARFSEVWTKLAVWQLTEFERIVFLDADMLVIQNMDELFTLPLAEDEIAACHACRCNPNKIPSYPKSWRPENCFYSYCRSVDHTEQLDEVDNYLNGGFLVLRPDRAVYEDMLEKLAELSDLSRYLFAEQDFLNDYYHQRWKPLPYIYNALKTLPFQHAAMWEMGEVKNVHYIIDKPWEKRPETGDRYYPLNKLWWDVMDA
- a CDS encoding phosphonate C-P lyase system protein PhnH, whose protein sequence is MTLLASFTHPVADSQRAFRLIQKAMSEPGVVVSLPRSSGGEASPAALAVQMTLVDRDTPLYVNPLSLVNSLSDSLRPHQKESGKAATVIVEVTALNGGLTLRLSGPGRLEKRAVAPRLPEGVLRYLRDEARGNVDLIFTCEDKMMALPHTTHVQVC
- a CDS encoding lysozyme gives rise to the protein MNISDKGIRFLKAEEGERLTGYLDVVGIPTIGVGHTGTVDGVAVSVGMKIDAEKSTELLLLDLDVVERAIKRQVTMALTQNQYDALCSLIFNIGTGAFSGSTVRRKLNEGDYQGAADAFLMWKRAGSATSILLPRRERERKLFLS
- a CDS encoding lytic polysaccharide monooxygenase produces the protein MTTGFKTMSDSSGAQVKPALRHGHIATPASRAYFAWQEGRLNAGQLNQREAGKFFPALDRGLFDIVAPTDSTNALPPPDGKIASANQGDGLFLDEPGTHWKKHTVASSEVMKFTWTYTAAHTTRRYNYFITREDWNPNLPLSRAQFESEPFFKVEFTEQPFWSHSSVLRPTGPTTHDVPLPQRNGYHVLLAVWEVADTGNAFYQVIDLDFAGSVTPDNNDPVVPAGLRASATTTNSITMAWNASVTAGVTYRLYRNGNPVFTGSQLSFTDNGLQEDTAYSYSVSAVNAAGQESARSQIVSARTSAVILPGTPPTAPVQLHSMSVTTNSVALMWGSSTGSVSSYIIYRDGNEVARVLASQLSYTDAGLQEATTYRYFVAAENAAGQLSVPSNVLSITTAASNDSGDDADSDYPQWVLGGSYQVGQIVRNLGRNWVALVTHISYSPDWAPGLEDSLWREVI